One window from the genome of Halococcus agarilyticus encodes:
- a CDS encoding bacterio-opsin activator domain-containing protein — protein sequence MRVEPTDEPSLAPSEPPQALVVADATAPLDEFTAALEREHEVRTTVTEAQETSDHLDGIDCVVVGPHPAEDALDAVERIRAARPDVPIVLLYPAATTAANAIRAGADHCIRYDEQAVGEEAAHVGVILDEERRRRQADATATGTTDGTAFVRSAVDALDDVFFVFDPDGEFVEWNATLADVTGYTDAEIATMAPTDFVADADTEAVAGAIDRTVAEGRATVEAELVTKSGEHVPYEFTGALVEDDAGDVLGICGIGRNVTERRQREQELERYETIVETAPVGVFVLDETATILGANATAWSMVGHTGEELVGEPFLTLVEAGVVDEAVVEEYLDAIRELLSSETEKETATMEAEITPPDGEQRTYLVHVSLLPFEAEFRGTVGVFQDITDRKNHEHALEYQAERLETTNRINEIIRDVNQALVRASTREEIEQAVCSNLAGEDAYRFAWIGERRVAEAGVEPREWAGVEDGYLDDRPDPDEGREDHVTAATAIGAGEMQVAQSIADDPAFAPWREAALERGYESAAAIPLVYGGTAYGVLCVYSPRPNAFDETEREVLAELGETIAYAFSAVERRRALVSDTVVELEFALQDRSIFTIDLTARTNCEVTLDGIVERSDGSLVEFVTVTGTDPDTVLDLADEREDIEATLVSEHDGEDGTEAVFRLVSDGSSSTVSLAEQGGVIREGVAAEGEGRLVFELPQDADVRAIVAAITEQYPDTELVAQRERERTGTRGAEFRAALDDALTDRQTEVLETAYLSGFFEWPRPIDGEEIADSLGIAGPTFHEHVRTGEAKLLESYFESEVAGEGERRVE from the coding sequence ATGAGGGTAGAGCCGACGGACGAACCGAGCCTCGCACCGTCCGAACCGCCGCAGGCACTCGTGGTTGCCGACGCGACGGCCCCGCTCGACGAGTTCACGGCCGCACTCGAACGCGAGCACGAGGTGCGGACGACCGTGACCGAGGCGCAGGAGACGTCCGATCACCTCGACGGGATCGACTGCGTTGTCGTCGGCCCCCACCCCGCCGAGGACGCACTCGACGCAGTCGAACGGATCCGAGCGGCCAGGCCGGACGTCCCGATCGTTCTCCTCTACCCGGCCGCAACCACTGCCGCGAACGCGATCCGCGCGGGAGCCGACCACTGCATCCGGTACGACGAGCAGGCGGTGGGCGAAGAGGCCGCCCACGTCGGTGTCATCCTCGACGAGGAACGTCGGCGTCGGCAGGCCGACGCCACTGCAACAGGGACGACGGACGGGACCGCGTTCGTCCGGAGCGCGGTCGACGCGCTCGACGACGTCTTCTTCGTGTTCGATCCCGACGGCGAGTTCGTCGAGTGGAACGCGACGCTCGCCGACGTGACGGGCTACACCGACGCGGAGATCGCGACGATGGCACCGACCGATTTCGTGGCTGACGCCGACACCGAAGCGGTCGCCGGAGCGATCGATCGAACCGTCGCGGAGGGGCGCGCGACGGTGGAGGCCGAGCTCGTCACGAAGTCGGGCGAGCACGTCCCCTACGAGTTCACGGGCGCGCTGGTCGAGGACGACGCCGGCGACGTTCTCGGGATCTGTGGCATCGGCCGGAACGTCACCGAACGACGCCAGCGGGAACAGGAACTCGAACGGTACGAAACCATCGTTGAGACCGCGCCTGTCGGGGTGTTCGTGCTCGACGAGACGGCAACGATCCTCGGGGCCAACGCCACCGCGTGGTCGATGGTGGGCCACACCGGCGAGGAGCTGGTGGGCGAACCGTTTCTCACACTGGTCGAGGCGGGCGTGGTCGACGAGGCGGTCGTCGAGGAGTACCTCGACGCGATCCGCGAGCTGCTGTCCTCGGAAACCGAAAAGGAAACTGCCACCATGGAGGCCGAGATCACGCCACCCGACGGCGAGCAACGCACCTATCTGGTGCACGTCTCGTTGCTTCCCTTCGAGGCGGAGTTCCGGGGCACCGTCGGCGTGTTTCAGGACATCACCGACAGGAAGAACCACGAGCACGCGCTCGAATACCAGGCCGAGCGCCTCGAGACGACCAACCGGATCAACGAGATCATCCGCGACGTGAACCAGGCGCTGGTGCGCGCCTCGACGCGCGAGGAGATCGAGCAGGCGGTCTGTTCGAACCTCGCCGGTGAGGACGCCTACCGCTTCGCGTGGATCGGCGAGCGCCGCGTCGCCGAGGCGGGCGTCGAACCGCGAGAGTGGGCCGGTGTCGAGGATGGCTATCTCGACGACCGTCCCGACCCCGACGAGGGGCGCGAGGACCACGTGACCGCCGCCACCGCGATCGGGGCGGGCGAGATGCAGGTCGCCCAGTCGATCGCCGACGATCCGGCGTTCGCGCCGTGGCGCGAGGCCGCGCTCGAACGCGGCTACGAGTCGGCGGCCGCGATCCCACTGGTCTATGGGGGGACGGCCTACGGCGTACTGTGTGTCTACTCGCCCCGTCCGAACGCGTTCGACGAGACCGAACGCGAGGTACTGGCCGAACTCGGTGAGACCATCGCGTACGCCTTCAGCGCGGTCGAGCGCCGGCGCGCGCTCGTTTCGGACACCGTGGTCGAACTCGAGTTCGCCCTGCAGGACCGCTCGATCTTCACGATCGACCTCACCGCCCGGACGAACTGTGAGGTCACGCTCGACGGCATCGTCGAGCGTTCCGACGGGTCGCTCGTGGAGTTCGTCACCGTCACCGGGACCGATCCCGACACCGTGCTCGATCTCGCGGACGAGCGCGAGGACATCGAGGCCACCCTGGTGAGCGAACACGACGGCGAGGACGGCACCGAGGCGGTCTTCCGGCTCGTCTCCGACGGCTCGTCGAGCACGGTGTCGCTCGCCGAACAGGGCGGCGTCATCCGGGAGGGTGTCGCCGCCGAGGGCGAGGGTCGACTCGTGTTCGAACTCCCCCAGGACGCCGACGTCCGTGCGATCGTCGCGGCGATCACCGAGCAGTATCCCGACACCGAGCTGGTGGCCCAGCGCGAGCGCGAGCGCACGGGAACGCGCGGTGCGGAGTTCCGGGCGGCGCTCGACGACGCGCTCACCGATCGCCAGACGGAGGTGCTCGAAACCGCCTATCTCTCGGGGTTCTTCGAGTGGCCACGCCCCATCGACGGCGAGGAGATCGCCGACTCGCTCGGCATCGCCGGACCGACCTTCCACGAGCACGTCCGCACCGGTGAGGCGAAGCTGCTCGAATCGTACTTCGAGAGCGAGGTCGCCGGCGAGGGCGAGCGACGCGTCGAGTGA
- a CDS encoding S8 family serine peptidase yields MAHDPRDANDARETTDESSDESEAGNLDLTRRTLLKTTGTVAGAGLLGVGASGSAAAATGVNGDFRNWRAREASKAWDRGFRGRPDRTISLTDSGLDSRHPDEGPWNGITAVVDGDEVKLTRPEENDVTVDESEVFADVDPSNVTAATPKTVGWYDPDSQYDVPRDNDGHGSHVAGIMGGSSRASAFDPDTFREDDSQQVLAAGEFAEYEVNAAAGTGVFGSAYGTGLELEVEGPDGETLDSTAIDSDASTQDNVVVEAPAERDGTYLVRAKPAGGQATSSGVVDRIAVGAFRDPDETVGDRTDGGDAGLHTGVAPDQGLVGLQGLSGPTEDLGENAEEFARIFNMRAVNMSWGYVGGLPLGAFGGTLGNIPASIKDIAQGGILTVAAAGNSATPANGNGAPAVADEAVSVVATGPLDGISAYSSGGIGGIDEDANLLSPEPDDTYMKPDVTAPGGYLSDVVNSVLRGLPNEPEDEQPPIREYTGKAGTSMAAPFTTGIAGLVANAMEFDAPDALTLPEPADTDIDDVLRLKTALLATASETVFTAAPYHRVKTPSYDFGGRDPYEGYGRVNLDAAIDAVTTHLRGTSEEVVGLNLPEDSRAVAGCVPAGPGTLTAEVSFDHYSGGNKGQANGQPPHLDLFVYDAEEPAQHGEPNIVARDMGLQGDATASVSIPRDADQKIYYVVAKLVNVPGAVNGDDVQAHFDLTIDGADDLFVSGTRSDDGSVFTADQTNEIDLTIDPSRPGSVRDAVPSEWTVKTEFSDDVERVEQAEGVQYVYFAEDAEADTDNEYTYLVEAPNSGNVIEDSGRYQFGPAEVEIFGRWIAANGTAETNTVAGLNTNL; encoded by the coding sequence ATGGCACACGACCCTCGCGACGCGAACGACGCGCGGGAGACCACCGACGAATCGTCCGACGAGTCGGAAGCGGGCAACCTCGACCTCACACGGCGGACGCTGCTGAAGACGACCGGCACGGTCGCGGGTGCGGGACTGCTCGGCGTCGGGGCGTCCGGGAGCGCAGCCGCCGCAACCGGCGTGAACGGCGACTTCCGGAACTGGCGCGCCCGCGAGGCGAGCAAGGCGTGGGACCGAGGATTTCGTGGTCGACCCGACCGGACCATCTCGCTCACGGACTCGGGGCTCGACTCGCGTCATCCCGACGAGGGGCCGTGGAACGGCATCACGGCGGTCGTCGACGGTGACGAGGTGAAACTCACACGCCCCGAAGAAAACGACGTCACCGTCGACGAGAGCGAGGTGTTCGCGGACGTCGATCCGTCGAACGTCACTGCCGCGACGCCGAAGACCGTCGGCTGGTACGATCCCGACTCACAGTACGACGTGCCGCGCGACAACGACGGCCACGGCTCGCACGTCGCGGGCATCATGGGCGGATCGAGTCGTGCGAGCGCCTTCGATCCCGACACCTTCCGGGAGGACGACTCACAGCAGGTACTCGCGGCGGGCGAGTTCGCCGAGTACGAGGTCAACGCGGCCGCGGGCACGGGCGTGTTCGGGAGCGCCTACGGGACCGGCCTCGAACTCGAAGTCGAAGGTCCCGACGGCGAGACGCTCGATTCGACCGCGATCGACTCGGATGCGAGCACACAGGACAACGTCGTCGTCGAGGCTCCCGCCGAGCGGGACGGGACGTACCTCGTACGCGCCAAACCGGCCGGCGGACAGGCGACCTCCTCGGGCGTAGTCGACCGGATCGCAGTCGGCGCGTTCCGCGATCCGGACGAGACGGTCGGCGACCGCACCGACGGTGGGGACGCCGGACTCCACACGGGCGTCGCACCCGATCAGGGGCTCGTCGGCCTCCAGGGACTCTCCGGGCCGACCGAGGACCTCGGCGAGAACGCGGAGGAGTTCGCCCGCATCTTCAACATGCGGGCGGTCAACATGTCGTGGGGGTACGTCGGCGGTCTGCCGCTCGGCGCGTTCGGGGGAACGCTCGGGAACATCCCCGCGAGCATCAAGGACATCGCCCAGGGCGGCATCCTGACCGTCGCGGCGGCGGGCAACTCCGCGACGCCCGCGAACGGCAACGGCGCGCCAGCGGTCGCCGACGAGGCCGTATCGGTGGTCGCCACCGGCCCGCTCGACGGGATCTCGGCGTACTCGTCGGGCGGGATCGGCGGCATCGACGAGGACGCGAACCTCCTCTCGCCGGAACCGGACGACACCTACATGAAGCCGGACGTGACCGCGCCTGGCGGGTATCTCTCCGACGTGGTCAACTCGGTGCTCCGTGGGTTGCCGAACGAACCCGAGGACGAACAGCCACCGATTCGGGAGTACACCGGGAAGGCGGGTACCTCGATGGCGGCACCCTTCACGACCGGTATCGCCGGCCTCGTCGCCAACGCGATGGAGTTCGACGCACCGGACGCACTCACCCTGCCCGAACCCGCCGACACCGACATCGACGACGTGCTCCGGCTGAAGACGGCGCTGCTGGCCACCGCGAGCGAGACGGTGTTCACCGCCGCACCGTACCACCGCGTGAAGACACCGAGCTACGACTTCGGCGGCCGCGACCCCTACGAGGGCTACGGGAGAGTGAACCTCGACGCGGCCATCGACGCCGTCACGACCCACCTCCGGGGAACCTCGGAGGAGGTCGTCGGCCTGAACCTCCCCGAGGACTCGCGGGCCGTCGCGGGCTGCGTGCCGGCCGGTCCCGGTACGCTGACCGCCGAGGTGAGCTTCGATCACTACTCCGGCGGCAACAAGGGCCAGGCCAACGGCCAGCCGCCCCACCTCGACCTGTTCGTCTACGACGCCGAGGAACCCGCCCAGCACGGCGAACCCAACATCGTCGCGCGTGACATGGGGCTGCAGGGCGACGCCACCGCCTCCGTTTCGATCCCCCGCGATGCGGACCAGAAGATCTACTACGTCGTCGCGAAGCTCGTGAACGTTCCGGGGGCGGTGAACGGCGACGATGTCCAGGCGCACTTCGACCTCACCATCGACGGGGCCGACGATCTGTTCGTCTCCGGTACCCGATCGGACGACGGCTCGGTGTTCACCGCGGACCAGACGAACGAGATCGACCTCACGATCGACCCCTCGCGGCCCGGATCCGTTCGGGATGCGGTGCCAAGCGAGTGGACGGTCAAGACCGAGTTCTCCGACGACGTCGAGCGCGTCGAGCAGGCCGAAGGCGTCCAGTACGTGTACTTCGCCGAGGACGCGGAGGCCGATACGGACAACGAGTACACCTACCTCGTCGAAGCACCAAACAGCGGGAACGTCATCGAGGACTCCGGGCGGTACCAGTTCGGCCCCGCCGAGGTCGAGATCTTCGGGCGCTGGATCGCCGCGAACGGCACCGCGGAGACGAACACCGTCGCCGGCCTGAACACGAACCTCTGA
- a CDS encoding S8 family serine peptidase translates to MNQPRAADERTTDDRATEDADADAGGQHGLSRRSVMKAAGAAGATALVGFGATGTVAAEIPTIDDALDTAGGLQEALVVFDSNDDVDRLADLTFEHDRTRDYHAFSVLPIGYTMLTGSQIETVAGWSSVRHVQPNAELEFHNDDARERTGAKEVQQEQFYTGESTHAVVIDSGIDGDHPDHGTLRHNYKYTNPLDRETMWVDVGPADTDDNGHGTHTSGSVAGDGSASNGEYKGMAPDADLTVYSTGLTLAVVNSIGAFDHLIDQQRAGKTDVQLVSNSYGPTSGNGQDFNPDSAMNVATYTAFEAGILSLFSAGNSGPGTNTLSKYAKAPWVVGVAATDDEVKVTGFSSRGRKPSYDGVTNYDRQEALANARDHYENDGGSRPFGIYRNGVGANGASVVSTMAPNDPLQGTDNGDNESLARPYYAAISGTSMSCPVTAGVTALINDAYKQNHGEFPDPIDVLNTLEATARDARTDHNPYNIGAGFIDAAAAVERAEAGDLAGFDEVAIATEGTAPEFVFTPNGTRADDGSVFTAGQTNQVDITVTETATDVVVRDTIPFGWEIVAGDSATTYTEDGERFVEFDAPASAGETRTYFAEAPGSTGNDEFGPGQVQAADGSTVFVDVTDTETNTVGGVDTS, encoded by the coding sequence ATGAACCAGCCACGAGCGGCCGACGAGCGAACGACGGACGATCGGGCGACCGAGGACGCCGACGCGGACGCTGGCGGACAGCACGGTCTCTCGCGGCGCTCGGTGATGAAGGCCGCCGGTGCCGCTGGCGCAACCGCGCTGGTCGGGTTCGGGGCCACCGGCACCGTCGCAGCCGAGATACCCACCATCGACGACGCGCTCGACACGGCGGGCGGTCTTCAGGAAGCGCTCGTCGTGTTCGACTCGAACGACGACGTCGACCGGCTCGCCGATCTGACCTTCGAGCACGATCGCACGAGGGACTACCACGCGTTCTCGGTGCTTCCGATCGGCTACACGATGCTGACCGGGAGTCAGATCGAGACGGTCGCGGGCTGGTCGTCGGTTCGGCACGTCCAGCCGAACGCCGAACTCGAGTTCCACAACGACGACGCCCGCGAGCGGACGGGGGCGAAAGAGGTGCAACAGGAGCAGTTCTACACGGGCGAGAGCACCCACGCAGTCGTGATCGACTCCGGGATCGACGGCGACCACCCCGACCACGGCACGCTCCGGCACAACTACAAGTACACCAACCCGCTCGACCGCGAGACGATGTGGGTCGACGTCGGTCCCGCCGATACCGACGACAACGGGCATGGGACCCACACCTCAGGTTCGGTAGCGGGCGATGGCTCCGCGAGCAACGGCGAGTACAAGGGGATGGCTCCCGACGCCGATCTGACGGTGTACTCGACCGGACTCACCCTCGCGGTCGTGAACTCGATCGGCGCGTTCGATCACCTGATCGATCAGCAGCGCGCGGGGAAAACCGACGTACAGCTCGTCTCGAACTCCTACGGCCCCACCAGCGGGAACGGCCAGGACTTCAACCCAGACAGCGCGATGAACGTCGCCACGTACACCGCCTTCGAGGCGGGCATCCTGTCGCTGTTTTCGGCCGGCAACTCGGGGCCGGGAACGAACACCCTCTCGAAGTACGCGAAGGCCCCGTGGGTGGTCGGCGTCGCGGCGACCGACGACGAGGTCAAGGTCACGGGCTTCTCCTCGCGCGGGCGCAAACCCAGCTACGACGGTGTCACGAACTACGACCGGCAGGAAGCGCTCGCGAACGCCCGCGATCACTACGAGAACGACGGCGGGTCCAGACCCTTCGGAATCTACCGGAACGGCGTCGGCGCGAACGGCGCGAGCGTGGTGAGCACGATGGCCCCGAACGATCCCCTCCAAGGTACCGACAACGGTGACAACGAGAGCCTCGCGCGGCCCTACTACGCGGCCATCTCGGGCACCTCGATGTCGTGTCCCGTGACGGCGGGCGTCACGGCGCTGATCAACGACGCCTACAAGCAGAACCACGGCGAGTTCCCGGACCCGATCGACGTGCTCAACACCCTCGAAGCCACCGCCCGCGACGCCCGGACGGACCACAACCCGTACAACATCGGGGCAGGGTTCATCGACGCCGCGGCCGCAGTCGAGCGCGCCGAGGCGGGGGATCTCGCGGGCTTCGACGAGGTGGCAATCGCGACCGAAGGAACGGCTCCCGAGTTCGTGTTCACACCGAACGGGACGCGCGCCGACGACGGTTCGGTGTTCACCGCAGGCCAGACCAATCAGGTCGACATCACCGTGACCGAGACGGCCACCGACGTCGTCGTCCGCGACACCATCCCGTTCGGCTGGGAGATCGTCGCCGGGGACAGCGCGACCACCTACACCGAGGACGGCGAGCGGTTCGTCGAGTTCGACGCACCGGCGAGCGCGGGCGAGACCCGGACGTACTTCGCCGAGGCACCGGGCTCCACGGGGAACGACGAGTTCGGTCCCGGCCAGGTTCAGGCGGCGGACGGCAGCACCGTGTTCGTCGACGTCACGGACACCGAGACGAACACCGTCGGTGGCGTCGATACGTCGTAG
- a CDS encoding alpha/beta hydrolase codes for MAAAIAAIRRKEGLPAWHEMTVERARRLEDRVFTADAPAVDRVDDRSIPGPADDIPVRLYRPAVSSPAPVLVFYHGGGWVLGTLDSAGSICRRLARRTGHIVVSVDYRLAPEHPFPAAVADAESALSWVAANAGAFGGDPDRLGVAGSSAGGNLAAVVARHAQETDIELDHQVLLYPITDHAADADPCDDWSGLLTRTDMDWFWEQYLPTPDDGADPDASPLRADELAGLPPATVVTCGFDPLGKEGVAYADRLHDAGVAVDHAHYPRMAHGFLSLAGSIDAADHALDDVAAAVGDRLG; via the coding sequence ATGGCGGCCGCCATTGCGGCGATCCGCCGCAAGGAAGGGCTGCCAGCGTGGCACGAGATGACGGTCGAGCGGGCGCGACGCCTGGAGGACAGGGTGTTCACCGCCGACGCCCCCGCCGTCGATCGCGTCGACGACCGCTCGATCCCCGGTCCCGCAGACGACATCCCCGTCCGTCTCTACCGGCCCGCGGTCTCCTCACCCGCGCCGGTCCTCGTCTTCTATCACGGTGGCGGGTGGGTGCTGGGGACGCTCGACTCGGCGGGATCGATCTGCCGTCGCCTCGCTCGCCGCACCGGTCATATCGTGGTTTCGGTCGACTACCGTCTCGCCCCCGAACACCCGTTCCCGGCCGCGGTCGCGGACGCCGAGAGCGCGCTCTCGTGGGTGGCCGCGAACGCGGGGGCGTTCGGCGGCGATCCCGACCGCCTCGGCGTCGCCGGCTCCAGCGCGGGCGGGAACCTCGCGGCGGTCGTCGCGCGCCACGCACAGGAGACCGATATCGAGCTCGACCACCAGGTCCTGCTCTACCCGATCACCGATCACGCCGCCGATGCCGACCCCTGTGACGACTGGTCGGGGCTCCTCACCCGGACGGACATGGACTGGTTCTGGGAGCAGTACCTCCCGACGCCAGACGACGGCGCGGACCCCGACGCCTCGCCGCTCCGCGCCGACGAACTCGCCGGCCTGCCGCCCGCGACCGTCGTCACCTGTGGGTTCGACCCGCTCGGCAAGGAGGGCGTCGCCTACGCCGACCGTCTCCACGACGCCGGTGTCGCCGTCGACCACGCTCACTACCCCAGGATGGCCCACGGCTTCCTCAGCCTCGCGGGCTCGATCGACGCCGCCGATCACGCGCTCGACGACGTGGCGGCCGCCGTGGGCGATCGACTCGGGTGA
- a CDS encoding alpha/beta hydrolase family protein produces MASDTDPLPSEAFYEYTAILDIATSPDGERVAFVATESDGDEDERRRSVFVAPTDGNEEPYRLTRASDAGSPKWSPDGAKLAITAAREQDTELAVEPPEDTADEDENGDEGADGESGNGSGDDGPKNQVWVFDLVRGGDARQVTDRSEGVTGFDWGPDGDRIVVAAPDPTDEEEEYQEQVDDDGPIEIERLQHKVNGAGWTDTVTTYLFVVDVESREETRLDRANDGEMGSRRPLAPAWSPDGDRIAFTAYLGDDPDDTMALNLYTIRPDGTGRERLTDAERRLQAPTWSPDGERIAFVGGDPTNWYIPAEVFVIDPDTGEDHSVSSSLDRTVAWGGGPEWIDDGTLVALIADEGNSSPVRLDADTDDPAWLAPWQGDDRAIRALDPSDDGERAAVVVSDPSAADVYGLDIDEFDATNDPLDRVTTANEGLLDEDQVPGFERVTWENSEGIEIEGLAYLPPDFDPEDPDARPVVASVHGGPMSYDAPAFGFDTPYWTSRGYVVLRPNYRGSTSYGREFSERLRGTRGEKEVDDVVSGVDHLVERGWVDDDRAFVTGFSYGGITTAATVTSTDRFAAAAAEHGIYDFYSVFGTDDNHNWHEDEFGLPWENPETYRELSSLTDVGDVDTPLLVTAGERDWRCPPTQAEQLHVSVKKQGVESKLVIYQDEHHNIGDPDRAIHRIEELTAWFDDHDPATE; encoded by the coding sequence ATGGCAAGCGATACCGACCCGCTCCCGAGCGAGGCGTTCTACGAGTACACTGCGATCCTCGACATCGCGACGTCGCCCGACGGGGAACGGGTGGCGTTCGTCGCCACCGAATCCGATGGAGACGAGGACGAGCGCCGACGATCGGTGTTCGTCGCCCCCACCGACGGCAACGAGGAGCCCTACCGACTGACCCGCGCCTCCGACGCGGGCAGCCCCAAATGGAGTCCCGACGGTGCGAAACTCGCGATCACCGCCGCCCGCGAGCAGGACACCGAACTCGCGGTCGAACCGCCCGAGGACACAGCGGACGAAGACGAGAACGGTGACGAGGGTGCGGACGGAGAGAGCGGCAACGGCAGCGGGGACGACGGACCGAAGAACCAGGTCTGGGTGTTCGACCTCGTCCGCGGCGGCGACGCGCGCCAGGTCACCGACCGATCCGAGGGTGTCACCGGGTTCGACTGGGGGCCCGACGGCGACCGGATCGTGGTCGCGGCTCCCGACCCGACCGACGAGGAAGAGGAGTATCAGGAGCAGGTCGACGACGACGGCCCGATCGAGATCGAGCGCCTCCAGCACAAGGTGAACGGGGCGGGCTGGACCGACACCGTGACCACCTACCTGTTCGTCGTCGACGTCGAGAGTCGAGAGGAGACTAGACTCGACCGTGCCAACGACGGCGAGATGGGAAGTCGACGACCGCTCGCACCTGCGTGGAGTCCGGATGGCGACCGGATCGCCTTTACCGCCTACCTCGGCGACGATCCAGACGACACGATGGCGCTCAATCTCTACACGATCCGGCCCGACGGCACCGGTCGCGAGCGTCTCACCGACGCCGAGCGCCGGCTTCAGGCCCCGACGTGGAGTCCCGACGGCGAGCGGATCGCCTTCGTCGGCGGCGACCCGACCAACTGGTACATTCCTGCGGAAGTGTTCGTCATCGATCCCGACACCGGTGAGGACCACAGCGTGTCGAGTTCGCTGGATCGCACTGTCGCCTGGGGCGGTGGTCCGGAGTGGATCGACGACGGGACGCTCGTCGCCCTGATCGCCGACGAGGGCAACTCCTCACCGGTGCGACTCGATGCCGACACGGACGATCCCGCATGGCTCGCGCCGTGGCAGGGCGACGACCGGGCGATCCGTGCGCTTGACCCGAGCGACGACGGCGAGCGCGCCGCCGTGGTGGTCAGCGATCCCTCGGCCGCCGACGTGTACGGGCTCGACATCGACGAGTTCGACGCGACGAACGATCCCCTCGACCGCGTCACGACGGCGAACGAGGGGCTGCTCGACGAGGATCAGGTCCCGGGCTTCGAGCGGGTGACGTGGGAGAACAGCGAGGGAATCGAAATCGAGGGATTGGCGTACCTCCCGCCGGATTTCGATCCCGAGGACCCCGACGCCCGCCCGGTCGTCGCGTCGGTCCACGGCGGGCCGATGTCCTACGACGCGCCGGCCTTTGGCTTCGATACCCCGTACTGGACCAGCCGAGGATACGTCGTGCTGCGGCCGAACTACCGGGGATCGACCTCCTACGGTCGGGAGTTCAGCGAGCGATTACGGGGAACGCGGGGCGAGAAGGAGGTCGACGACGTGGTTTCGGGAGTGGACCATCTCGTCGAGCGCGGGTGGGTCGACGACGATCGCGCGTTCGTCACCGGCTTCTCGTACGGCGGGATCACCACCGCCGCGACCGTGACGTCGACCGATCGGTTCGCGGCGGCCGCCGCCGAACACGGCATCTACGACTTCTACTCCGTGTTCGGGACCGACGACAACCACAACTGGCACGAGGACGAGTTCGGGCTGCCGTGGGAGAACCCCGAGACCTACCGCGAGCTCTCCTCGCTCACCGACGTCGGCGACGTCGACACGCCGCTTTTGGTGACTGCGGGCGAGCGCGACTGGCGGTGCCCACCCACGCAGGCCGAACAGCTCCACGTCAGCGTCAAGAAACAGGGCGTCGAGTCGAAGCTCGTGATCTACCAGGACGAACACCACAACATCGGCGATCCCGACCGCGCGATCCACCGCATCGAGGAGCTCACCGCCTGGTTCGACGACCACGATCCCGCGACCGAGTGA